cataaaaaagatGGCAACTCTGGAGTGGGAGAGATATTTTGACAAGAGGAATTCACCAAGGAACTCATGCTTTGAAAACAGAATAGAGTTACTAGTGTTCATAAAACAATCAagagttattaaataaataaaaaaatagtatgaACGTCGCTACGCTTTTTTACTGTTTCAATAGGCGAAATCCGTTCAAATTCAAACAGaactaaaaaattattaaaaaaaatcaaaaagaaaagactcgaaatgtttttttttaactatactTCATGAGGTTTAAACCAAAATGATCTTATTTTTGAGCTTAACTATAGAGGACAGCTGAAACtgaatttatgaatattttgcatCATGGATACATGTTAGTGCGCACTAACGAGCCtatatagtaaacaaagaggccGGGCTCTTCATGTTCATGTACTACATGATGtacattgaaagaaaaattttttgcataagttGGGACTTATGTGAAGTTAACATTAATTTGGCCCACGGCCAATAAGGTTtgaccaaccccctggcaacttgacgtttcccatacaaatcgcgtgtgccagttttttctggttctctggttctgtcaaatcgaaaatcgagcTACTTCACATGTCGGAAGGACCCATattgaaatgtgttttctgTAACTGAttcaataactgaaaaaaagttttgaatttggaactttttgctatgttttatgtgaagtgaagctgttttcaaaagtttagtcCAAGAAAACGAATAGAGCGTTAATTTGGGTGTCCTACATAAGGTTTAAAAGTTCTGGACTGCTTTAAATAAATTACTGATATCCGGCAGTTTTTTGGGACAACTTTACCTTCCACCGAAACTGTTGAAGACACTCAAgcacaataaatgtaaaatacaaCATTACCGCATCAATCTTTAAGTGATTGCCATAAACTGCGAGGcatatgaacattttaaaatgacaaaacaatcaCATTATAGCAGAACTGTTGccattttatggaaaaactgttcCTACACAATACATAAATCGGTATAATATTGAATGAGATTGACCATTTcggtaaaaacttttttttattcattcgaaaGTTATGAATTCGCCTGATTCGTACCACATTTAATAGTGTGCCCTTTCCATATGCATGActcgaaaagtatgtaaacaagcggcacgcatgcgacatctgcgattttgaaACAGACACACGAAACTCGAccgaactgtcaagttgccagggggttgggtTTGAcagaaaatatcattttatGATTCACTATTCGACAATTGAAGAGAGATCAGAGTATATTATgatataaatatgaaaaaaaaacaaatttcaaaacggTATCAGAGTGAAATCGaaagagattttaaaaaaatgcctgCGTATCTGGTATCCCTAAAGAACTCACCACGGGGTCAACAAAAGGAACTCATTAGGATGTCAATATTCTCAAAGATCGCTGAATGACGTGCAAACTCTACACACCACACACGCACGCAATGAAAAATCGCCCGTCCCCGTCACATCGGTCATGACCAAAGATCAAAAGAGTCATCACTCGGGGCATCAAATCGAGACAAAAATTTCTACGCGAGTTTTTCCAGGTTGTCCATCAGCGGAAAACCAGTTGTAGCTGTATCGTCTCTTCCGGGTGCGGAAACAAACGAAACGGAAGTGTGGTTTCCAGGTTTTGTCTAGCTGGTTACAGTGCTCTGACGGAAGTGCTGCTGGAAGATACCACGAAGCAGCACCATGAGTGACTTTTTGAAATCGGCCATGAATTACTTCCAAGCTGGTTCCGGACCAGGTTGCGGAGCAGGATCCGGACTGGACAACGAGTTCGTAGGCCAAACCGTCGAAGTCGGAAGCGTCAAGTTGCGGATTAAACGTGTCATCGCAGAAGGTATGCTTGGGTTGACTTTGTAGCTTGAGAAGTGGGTGGATTAACAATGGAAAAAGGCCAGTTACGCTTGTGTAACAATCGAACGCCTAAAGGTGCGGGGATTTACAGCGAATGATAAGTAAAAATATTGGATGCTTCAATTATATCCTCCAATATCGGAACTGATAGAACTTAAATGCATGATACTTTGAGCAATTTAATTAGGAAAAaactttcatgttttttttatttaaagattttatctGCCCATTGAGTGTAGCAAATTTACGGTTCTTTTTCTATtccattttttcaagttttgtgtaGAGATGTCAAAAACACTGGGAGAAACTCTCTGTTTTGGTTTCCGTTATCGAGAGGGAGAGAGAATTTGAAGATGTGTGGGGGAAAGATTCTCTGTTATGATTCGATCACTAGCttggttcaaaagtttttaacgTGAgttaattcagattttttttaaaattattattattcgaTCATTGGGATTTTATCATCTATGGGGTCATTCATCTTGAATAATTCGATCAGAAGATATTTGTTGGTATAAAGATTCGTAACTGAGAATTGCTTCTTATATTTCATGTTTATTGAGTTATTATTATCTTTCGTTATGTGGACGATGTAGGTAATTTATGTGAATCTTGAAATTGACCGGTTCGCCAAGAACATCAAGACCTTTACCTGTTCAGATCGAGCGATTGACTCTTTATCAAGAACATTACCGGCTGTTAACAGGAGTCGCTTTCGGGAAAATAAAATTGCTGTGGTTTTgtattgtttaattttgataatatgcCATTGGATttctaacaaaaatataatGTATTTTTGATTATGCGTTTCAGGTGGGTTTGCTTACGTGTTCGTTGCCCAGGACGCATCTACCGGGAATGAGTACGCCCTAAAGCGGTTGCTCGGTGCCGATAAAGAAGAGTGTAACAACATAATTCGAGAAATTAACACCCTGAAGCAGCTCTCCGGCCATTCTAACATTATCCGCTTTGTGGCGGCCTCATTTATCGACCGGACGCAAAATACGACAGCTAAACGGGCCGAATATCTGCTGGTAACCGAACTCTGCAAGGGTGGCTGCTTGAGGGATTGTTTGGACAAGGATTTAGCCCCGGACAGTGTTTTGCGGGTGTTCTATCAAGCATGCAAAGCGGTGGCTCATATGCATTCGCAACCTGTGCCGATTAATCATAGGGATATAAAGGTATCCTGGTGAGCATGTAattgttttcatttcttttaaattacttcgattttttagattgaaaactaCTTAATCGGTAGCGATGGTCAGCTGAAGCTGTGTGATTTCGGGTCTGCATCAACTGACACTTTCGCTCCAGACGTCACGTGGAATGCGCATCAACGAGACATGTTGGAGGACAATCTGGCGCGCTGTACAACACCAATGTACCGTGCGCCCGAGCAACTTGATACATGGGCCAACTACCCCATCGGCATCAAAACAGATGTCTGGGCGTTAGGATGCATTTTGTATTGTTTGTGCTATCGAAAGCATCCGTTCGAGGATTCCGCAAAACTGCGAATAATCAATGCAAACTATACCATTCCAAATGATTCGCGCTACAGTTGTTTCAGTGAGATAATCAGAGGATGTTTGATGGTAGATCCGATAAAACGCTTCGACATCTCAATGGTGTTGGAACGCTTAGCTGCTATTGGAGAAACCAAAGGTTGGCCTTTAAAGGGACCTCTGAATTTGGACGGCAAGCCCCTGAATACGCCACCAACTGGACTAAGTCCAAATCCAAGTCCTATGCACCAACAGCAAGTTGAGGGGAGCCATCACGCTCCCCCCCAACGCCCAGCTCCTCCAAGACCGGCACCGGTTGCAGCAGCAATGGGAGATAATGGGCATGCTGAAAGGAAAAATCCTCACAGACCACCGGATCCAGTGCGACCTCCTCCGCCTGTTGTTGTTCCTCCGACAGCAGGAATTCATCACTACCCACAACAACAAGTTACACCTGGAGGCGTTAGTGGTGGCGGCCTTTTTTCATCAATCAAGGGTGGGGCaggtagttttttgaaaaatctgaaggAAACTTCAACCAAAGTTGTTCAAACCGTGCAACAAAGTATAGCGCGCACTGATTTGGATATCAGTTACATCACACAAAGACTTCTGGTAATGCCATGCCCTTCAGAAGGTTTGGAATCTGCTTACAGAACAAACCATATCGATGATGTTAGGGTCTATTTGGAGAGTCGTTTCCTTCCTacaaaaatcagtatttataaCCTCGGCCCTAGAAGCTGCCCAAGGTTACCGCCGCCTGTACGCACCGTAGAGGGAAGTTTCATCTATTCTCCGGCACCGGCTTCGTTCAAAGCGCCTACATTAGCTGGGTTGTATTCACTGGCCGAAGATATGTATGGTTTCCTCAATGCTGATCCAAAAACAGTAGTTGTTATTCAGAGTCCGGATTCGGGTAAAGCATTAGCAGCTACGATGGTGTGCGCTTTGTTGGTGTATAGTCAACTGGTTACAGAACCGGAGGACGCCCTACAGATATTTGCTGTCAAACGAACTCCTCCGAATATGCGTCCTTCAGAACTGCGTTATTTGTATTACCTAGGTGATATTGTGCGATCTGTTCCGCATCTGCCCCATTACAAGCCGGTTACGTTGGTTTCAATAACTGCAAATCCGGTACCACGCATGACGAAAGCACGTGACGGATGTCGTCTATATATTGAAGTTGCAGCTGGTGATCGGATATTGTTCAGCACTTTGCAAGATTATGAACGCATGCGACTTTACTTAGCGAGTGAAGGAAAAATTACCCTTACTCTGAATGTAACAGTATGTGGCGATGTTACAATGACGTTGTATCATGCAAGAAATGCTCTCGGGGGTATTGGTCGGCCTCAAGGacttaaaatttgtcaatttcaatTTAACACCGGCTACATTCCGGAAGAAGAAACACttataaatttcaacaaatccGAATTGGACGACGTTCCGGATGTAGAGCACGTCCCACATGGGTTCAATGTAGCATTATCGGTGTTCGTTGGGGACTCAGAACGACCTCCATCCCAGCAGCCCCCATGGATtccatcaaagtctgctcgtgATCCAAAAATAATGTTCGCTTCCCTTCTAGAATACGAAGAGAATGTTGACAATTTCATAACAAAACCTACAGCTTCCAAGCCAGCTGCCCCGCATCGTCCACCCCCTGTACGTCCAGCTCCTCCTTCGCCGCAACCTCCTCGGGCTTTTCCGAAACCTCCGTCAGAACCTTCCGATGATGAGTCAACTTCAAATACTCATAATGATGCCGATTTGCTAAACATCAGTAATGCCAATCAACAAAAGTCTACTCGTGAACCGGCGACAGTTCAGTCTAATGATGCTACTTTCGATCTGTTAGGAGGATTTGAAGCACCCAAAACACAGTCGGAAGCAAGCGGAGTGTCACAGCCGGCCTCCGGAATAGACGATATATTTGGAGCATTCGAAAGCGCTAGTACAGGACCGGTTCCACTGCAAAGTAGCAAATCGGGCACTGATCTTAATGGGCTCAACCTTAATTTCGATAATTTCGGAGGCATAGCCCAGCCAGCCACAACTGCGGTGAACGGTGCTTCCAACAACACCAATCAATTTAACAACAGCTTCGGTTTTGATCCGTTTGCCGGGATCAGTGCAAGTGCATTCTATAACAGTTCTCAACCAGCTTCAGCTCAACCGGCAACAGCCCAGCAACCGTCACAGCCAGCCAACAAAGATCCTTTCGCTGATATCGGCAATTTGGGAGCAACCTTGGGAAGTAACCCCACAGCACAGCAGTGGTCTACGACTACTCCCAGTCCAAGCCGATCGGCACAGTTTGCTAGTCCTACAAACCAGTCAACCAATCCTTCCCCAAGAAATCCTTCAACGCCCGTTCATCAACAACACATGCGAAGTCCGAATATGGAACAAAACCGGCAACCCGATTACAGTCGATCTCACTTTGAGCAACCGAAAGGAGGAGCCAACGGCGCCAATGGCAACAACAACGGGCAGAAGGAACCGAAATCTGGTGACATTTTCGGGGATATACTTGGCTCTCAGGGTTATTCGTTCGGCAGCACCAGAAGCCAGGGACCGCGAACGATCAACGATATGCGCAAAGAAGAACAGATCCGAGAGATGGATCCCGAACGCATCAAACTAATGGAATGGGTAAGATTATGTGTGGTGAATATGTTTACCTAATATCCAACCACATTTTTCTTCTCTCCTTTTTTATGTGCAGACGGAAGGAAAGAAGAATAATATCCGCGCTCTGCTGTGTACGGTACATACCGTGCTGTGGCCTGGTGCTAAATGGACAAAATGTGAGATGCATCAATTGGTGGGGGCCACAGATGTTAAGAAGATGTATCGCAAGGCCTGTCTAGCAGTACATCCCGATAAGGTGAGAAATTTTTCCTTATCATGTTCCATTAGAACAAGGTATAATAGACACTATAAGTTCCTGGGAATTTATACACTCGATAAACTCTTCACATGATCGCTACGTAAAAATGTACATTAAAATTGTACATTCATGGATTTGTGCCACCGTAaaaatcacgtgaaacctacgtgaatttcaggtagcaaacagagctcgtCCAGCAAGCAGaatttacgtaattttcatatgagttgtatgTGAAAACAACGAAGATCGAATATGGGTAGGGATTCGTTCTGCTACAAGcgattcacgtaaatttcttcgTTATATTAAtgtagggagtttttttgtatCTATAGTGTCTATAGTACACGGTCCCAAGTGTGTTTTGGATCAAGAAAATTagtagaggatagcgttcaagtcttctaagccaacagtcatgagatcgaatcctggtCAGAACATACATATGCCGTATTTGTTTTAATCCTGTTGGTCCACTAGTTGTGCAAAgcgattttttatatgaagatgacaacAGTTAGTGCACCACTGGTTGGCCACCAGATAACAACAAATACGGCAATAGTACCTAAACTTTCTGTGGGTTTTTagcattcttaaaattttagccATCTACCAATAAAGATATACGCTTAGTGTTAAATAAATGGAATCGCTTCGAGGGAACATCAAGTTTGAGACTCCAGGAAAGAAACGCAGTTgctaattaaaatgaaataatttgcaaacagatcaaattttgtttcatctgCAGCACACCGGCACCGAAAACGAAGGCTTGGCCAAGCTTATATTTATGGAACTTAACAACGCCTGGAGTGAGTTCGAAAACGATGCTACCCAGCAGAATCTATTTGGAAACTAAAGCAGACCCAAAAGTGACGGAGAACCAGTCCAAATATACCACAACTAAGAAATTGTAATGTATATGAGTGAGTATGTTCTAAGGCTTTGCTTCGAGAATTTAGAGTTTTATAGTGGGAGAATTCTTTATTCATGTTAATCAGAACTGATTTAAAGTGTTTCGATTTAATCCCTGTACCTATGTGTTGAGACTATGCTCACTAGACTAGACCAAATTCGTATGGGGAAAATTAAACTTGTGTGAAATCTTAAAGGTTTTAAGCTACTATTGACCCTAGGCCTGGCACAAGGTCCTATGCAAAATGTTGAACAAATTGGACCACGGGAAGGAGTCACGCAACAAGCCTGAAATTTTTGGGCAATCTCGAGACATTTTTTTAGAGAGGAACTTGAAAAATCGGTTTTCACCAATAACTTTGGCCTCgacctataacttttttttatcataactctaaataactttttattaataactcTTATCAGAAAGCAGTCTTCGAATGTaatatttgttataatttatCTCAAAAAACATATTCAAATG
The Uranotaenia lowii strain MFRU-FL unplaced genomic scaffold, ASM2978415v1 HiC_scaffold_252, whole genome shotgun sequence DNA segment above includes these coding regions:
- the LOC129759711 gene encoding cyclin-G-associated kinase — protein: MSDFLKSAMNYFQAGSGPGCGAGSGLDNEFVGQTVEVGSVKLRIKRVIAEGGFAYVFVAQDASTGNEYALKRLLGADKEECNNIIREINTLKQLSGHSNIIRFVAASFIDRTQNTTAKRAEYLLVTELCKGGCLRDCLDKDLAPDSVLRVFYQACKAVAHMHSQPVPINHRDIKIENYLIGSDGQLKLCDFGSASTDTFAPDVTWNAHQRDMLEDNLARCTTPMYRAPEQLDTWANYPIGIKTDVWALGCILYCLCYRKHPFEDSAKLRIINANYTIPNDSRYSCFSEIIRGCLMVDPIKRFDISMVLERLAAIGETKGWPLKGPLNLDGKPLNTPPTGLSPNPSPMHQQQVEGSHHAPPQRPAPPRPAPVAAAMGDNGHAERKNPHRPPDPVRPPPPVVVPPTAGIHHYPQQQVTPGGVSGGGLFSSIKGGAGSFLKNLKETSTKVVQTVQQSIARTDLDISYITQRLLVMPCPSEGLESAYRTNHIDDVRVYLESRFLPTKISIYNLGPRSCPRLPPPVRTVEGSFIYSPAPASFKAPTLAGLYSLAEDMYGFLNADPKTVVVIQSPDSGKALAATMVCALLVYSQLVTEPEDALQIFAVKRTPPNMRPSELRYLYYLGDIVRSVPHLPHYKPVTLVSITANPVPRMTKARDGCRLYIEVAAGDRILFSTLQDYERMRLYLASEGKITLTLNVTVCGDVTMTLYHARNALGGIGRPQGLKICQFQFNTGYIPEEETLINFNKSELDDVPDVEHVPHGFNVALSVFVGDSERPPSQQPPWIPSKSARDPKIMFASLLEYEENVDNFITKPTASKPAAPHRPPPVRPAPPSPQPPRAFPKPPSEPSDDESTSNTHNDADLLNISNANQQKSTREPATVQSNDATFDLLGGFEAPKTQSEASGVSQPASGIDDIFGAFESASTGPVPLQSSKSGTDLNGLNLNFDNFGGIAQPATTAVNGASNNTNQFNNSFGFDPFAGISASAFYNSSQPASAQPATAQQPSQPANKDPFADIGNLGATLGSNPTAQQWSTTTPSPSRSAQFASPTNQSTNPSPRNPSTPVHQQHMRSPNMEQNRQPDYSRSHFEQPKGGANGANGNNNGQKEPKSGDIFGDILGSQGYSFGSTRSQGPRTINDMRKEEQIREMDPERIKLMEWTEGKKNNIRALLCTVHTVLWPGAKWTKCEMHQLVGATDVKKMYRKACLAVHPDKHTGTENEGLAKLIFMELNNAWSEFENDATQQNLFGN